A portion of the Carya illinoinensis cultivar Pawnee chromosome 11, C.illinoinensisPawnee_v1, whole genome shotgun sequence genome contains these proteins:
- the LOC122281970 gene encoding 30S ribosomal protein S6 alpha, chloroplastic, whose protein sequence is MASSALTSTLIPPQCPSNPPFLQSPLGQFPCPPAVSFSHSVGLRACPSIKPKSPFFCRIRRDVGFCVKAQTLDFSGSFFEGGFGSDEDPPSPPGPVITDVEEKEAPQCPPGLRQYETMVVLRPDMSEDERLALTQKYEELLVAGGGMYVEVFNRGVIPLAYSIQKKNKAGETNTYLDGIYLLFTYFTKPESLAILEQTLKRDDEVIRSMSFKIRKRKLV, encoded by the exons ATGGCGTCCTCCGCCCTCACTTCCACGCTCATCCCTCCTCAATGTCCCTCCAATCCTCCATTTTTACAATCTCCTCTTGGCCAATTTCCATGTCCTCCCGCCGTCTCATTCTCCCACAGCGTCGGCCTCAGGGCCTGCCCTTCCATCAAACCCAAATCACCTTTCTTTTGCCGGATCAGAAGAGACGTCGGTTTCTGTGTCAAGGCCCAAACCTTGGACTTTTCTGGTTCGTTCTTCGAAGGCGGGTTCGGGTCCGATGAAGACCCGCCATCCCCGCCAGGTCCGGTGATTACGGATGTCGAGGAAAAGGAGGCGCCTCAGTGCCCACCGGGCCTCCGTCAATACGAGACCATGGTGGTCCTCAGGCCCGACATGTCCGAGGATGAAAGACTCGCACTCACCCAGAAGTACGAGGAg TTGCTTGTTGCTGGGGGTGGCATGTATGTGGAGGTATTCAACAGAGGGGTCATTCCACTGGCCTATAGCATTCAGAAGAAAAACAAAGCTGGGGAGACTAATACTTACTTGGATGGTATCTATCTTCTCTTCACCTACTTCACAAAACCCGAGTCCCTGGCAATTCTTGAGCAGACACTAAAACGAGATGATGAAGTTATCCGATCAATGAGTTTCAAGATAAGGAAGAGGAAATTggtttaa